Proteins encoded in a region of the Trypanosoma brucei gambiense DAL972 chromosome 11, complete sequence genome:
- a CDS encoding ubiquinone biosynthesis protein-like protein,putative — protein MQSRVVSSAVMFLGGIAGAVKSLPAFVTSSFGAIVDPEDGRGSAAFAEITALTALHHMQRLMMADEMGRSILKERPQVTDETLEFAKTQPEGTFGYRYAAFMKRNNFLPSGRAPILHVSDPTLAYVMLRYRQIHDFVHAYVGLGRTIEEELAVKLFEWQHTGLPVGLMAVLGGMPWLRMDQILNMGMYNEWARANAPRQLHGKRFVSCILNVPWEWYLDKPYEQLVDDVGIVPLDAFLKERKSGGLHDS, from the coding sequence ATGCAGAGTAGGGTGGTTTCGTCCGCGGTCATGTTTCTTGGCGGTATAGCCGGCGCCGTAAAGTCTCTGCCGGCGTTTGTCACGTCGAGCTTCGGTGCCATTGTCGACCCGGAAgatggtagaggaagtgCGGCATTTGCTGAGATTACAGCGTTAACAGCCTTGCATCACATGCAGCGGCTGATGATGGCGGACGAAATGGGACGCTCGATATTAAAAGAGAGACCGCAGGTAACGGACGAGACATTGGAGTTTGCTAAGACACAACCAGAGGGAACATTTGGGTACCGGTACGCAGCATTTATGAAACGAAACAATTTTCTACCGAGTGGAAGGGCACCCATCCTGCACGTTAGCGACCCAACGCTCGCATACGTTATGCTTCGGTATCGGCAGATACACGACTTTGTTCATGCATATGTAGGGTTAGGGCGGACAATCGAAGAGGAGTTGGCAGTGAAACTCTTCGAGTGGCAACACACGGGCCTTCCGGTTGGACTTATGGCGGTATTGGGTGGTATGCCATGGCTCAGGATGGATCAGATCCTTAACATGGGCATGTATAATGAGTGGGCACGTGCCAATGCTCCCCGTCAGTTGCACGGAAAGCGTTTTGTTTCATGTATACTTAACGTGCCGTGGGAATGGTACTTGGATAAACCGTATGAGCAGCTTGTGGATGACGTAGGTATCGTGCCACTAGATGCATTtctaaaggaaaggaaaagtggcGGATTACACGATTCATGA